Genomic segment of Desulfobulbaceae bacterium:
TGACGACGCTGTCAGGGAAATCAGAAGGAAGAACTCCCCCCGAAGCCCTCATGACTCCAACGCCTCGAATCCCTATCAATACATAACAATATAGAATCTTTTACCACAAAACCAACTAAAGACAAACCCGCCCCTTAAAAAAATACCAGTCCCCGGAACAACCATCACTCCCTGACCAGCATGGCGATCGCTTCTAAGTGACACGTCTGGGGAAACATATCAACTCCACGCAGATGACGTAAAGAGAAGCCCACCTCCTGTAATTGCCGCAGGTCACGGACCAACGTCGCAGGATCACAGGAGATATAAATAATTTTATCTCGACAGAGTTCTGGAAGCAGAGAGATAATTTCACGGCACCCCTGTCGAGGAGGATCAAGCAGCGCCACATCAAACCGTTCTCCTGCCTGCCGCAATTGCTGTGCCGCTGTCAGTGCATCGGCACGAAGAAAAAGACAATTATCCACTTGATTCGCCAAAGCATTGGCCTGAGCGCCACGAATGGAAGATCGCTGCAGATCTGACCCGACCACCCGGCCACTGCCACGAGCAAGAGGCAGTGAAAAATTACCCATACCGCAGAAAAGATCGAGCACCTCATCCTCAGGTCGCACCTGCGCCCATGCCAGCACCTGCTCGAGCAAACGCTCGTTCTGACGAAGATTGACCTGACAAAACCCCCCGGTCTCAAAACGCATGACCAGCCCTTGCCCGCCTCGACCATCGGGAAGTGCGAAGGCAATGCCATCACCATGCTCACCAGGAGAATCACCACCATAGGGCCCGCTGGGAGCAAAGCCCTCCCCAACCAGCCACACCGACTGAATCAAGCCCATCGTGGAGGCTATTGTGGCAGCAGCTTTATGGTCGGCTGGACGAGGCTTACGGCGCAACTGAAAACTCACCACTACCCTTCCCGCTAAAGGATTGAGAAGTAATTCCATCGCCGCAGAATGGGAACACAAAGTTCGAAAGGCCACTGATCGACGAATGCCGACCAATGCCTGATTCAACTGACTGGCTGCCAGCGGGCAGACATCGATTTCCGCCACCTCATGAGAACCGCGCTTAAAGAATCCAACACTGCCACTGTCATCAATCTGTAGCCGAATCCGTTGACGATAATGAAACTCATCCGGACTGGGAAGTACTGGCTGGGTCGCTACTCCATTGAGGATAATCCCCGCCCGAACCGCAAGCTCATTAAGAATATCTGATTTGATCTTAAGTTGGCACAGGTAATCAGCATGCTGAAGGTTGCACCCGCCACAAACCATAAAATGTGAACAAAACGGTTCGACCCGGAACGGGGAAGATTCGACCACCTCAAGCAGTGTTGCCGTAACATACCCTTTGTGCTGTCGCCCAAGGGCCACAATCACGGTCTCTCCCGCTAGCACAAAAGGGACCATCACTACCATACCGCCTGCCAACCGGGCAAGGCCATGACCGCCGGCCACGACCTTGTCAATCGTTATGCGATGCCGATTAGCTGAGGTCAACTAAAACCACCTCTTAAGAATCGTTGGTTCAACAACACAAATTATCCCTGTCGATCCTTAAAATACTGATACGCTCCGTTGATCTCCTTCATCTTCTCCTCAGCCACCCCCTTGAACTCTTCACCAAGATGACTGACCTTATCAGGATGATACTGCATGGAAAGCGTTCGGTAGGCCTTCTTGATCTCTTCAAAACTCGCGCTGCGGGAAACTCCAAGGATCTCATAATTTCTTTCCTCGTCAGAGGCCTGCTGGCGGAACCGCTGGGTGTAACGCCCGTGAATGGTCTGCATATCGTGGGCGGTAATCTCCAGGAATACGGCAATCCTGCGCGCCACTTCGACCTCTGGATCGACCACCTTCGACCCAGAATAGATAACCTGAAAAATCAGCTCCAACAGGATCAACCGCGGTTCATAGGCAAACTGGGCTTTAAACCGGGAGAGCAGATCATTCAGGTCGGTGGGCGTGCCGTGAGCCTCCTTGATCAACTCCTTGACCCAGAGAAGTTTATCGTCCGTATAGCGAAGATTGAGCCGGAAAAAATTCTCGATAGTGCTCAACTCTTCCCTAGTCACTTTGCCATCGATTTTGGCAACATGAATTAAGATATTAACGAGGAGAAAAACAAACTCATTATGGCTTGCAGTCTGGGTCCGCTCATAATCGCTGATCCTGCTTTTTACTCGATTAGCTAATCCCCAGAACGCAGCAGCTCCCAGAAAAAGCGCAACGAGGCCGCTGGCCAGAATAAACCCGACAAACTTCATCAAGAGCGGCGCCCCACCAGTCAAGAGCATGAAGATGGCGATCCACAACAGACACCCCCCACAGCCAGGCTTACTATGATATCGGTATTGGTATTGATTCACGACGAAAACAATGCCTCGACAAATTCCGCCGGATCAAAATCCCGCAGATCTTCCATCTTCTCTCCTACCCCGATAAATCGGATGGGCAGATTAAACTCCCGGCTGATATTGACCACGATACCGCCCTTAGCGGTACCATCAAGCTTGGTCAAGGTCAAACCGGTAAGTTCCGCCACCTCGTGGAACTGCCGGGCCTGGGAAACAGCGTTCTGGCCAGTGGTGGCGTCAAGCACCAGCATCACCTCATGGGGAGCGCCGGGACATTTTTTGGCGATCACCCGTTTGATCTTACGCAGCTCTTCCATCAGATTGACTTTGGTGTGAAGACGGCCTGCAGTATCAATAATAATCACGTCAAAATTTCTACTGCTCGCATATTCTAAAGCATCGAAAGCCACCGACGAGGGGTCAGCTCCAGGCTGTTGAGCACAGACCTCAACGCCTATGCGCCCCCCCAGACCTTGATCTGATCAATGGCCGCTGCCCTGAAAGTATCAGCGGCCACCAGAAGCACCTTGTTCCCAGCCTGTTTGAACTTATATGCCAATTTGCCTATGGTGGTGGTCTTACCCACACCGTTGACCCCAAGAACCAGGATCACAAAAGGACCGGTCTCCGGGATGACCATCTCAGCCGGCCGCTCAACCTGTTGCAGAAAGGAGATCATTCTTCCCTTCAAGAATCGTTTCAAGGCCTCTGGATCAGCCAACTCCTTCCGGCTCACCTGACGCCGGGCCTCTTCCAGCAAATCCTGTACAGTACGGAACCCAAGGTCAGAGGTAATCAATACCTCCTCCAATTCATCAAGGAGTTGGGCATCAATAATCTTTTTGCCAAGGAAAATACTATCCACACGGGTGATAAACGACTCACGCGTCTTGGCCAGCCCGCTCTTAAGACGCTGAAAGAGACTCTCTTTACTTTCTATCTCGGGAGGGACCTCTTTAGGGGGGGGCTTTGCGGCAGAAATCTCCACAGGAGGCCGCTCTGCAGGGCCGGAGACCAGGGAAGAAGACGTAACCAAACTCGTTGATGGCTTGACCTCGCTCTCCAGACTCTCTCGAAGAGGCTCTTCAGTTACAACCGCAGGCTGTGGAACTGAAACTGCCTCACTCTCCTTATTTTTTCCAAGCTTTTTTTTGAACCAACCGAGCATGGCGTCTTATATCTCCAAAAAAATTTCAAGGGACAAGGCAATCCAACACACTTAGGGGGACAAACAGCCCCCCGCAGTATCAAACAGATTCTACTATGAAGGATACAGGGCGTTGCCACCCCAAACAGAAAGGGCCATGATGACAAAGGTAGTTTCCAAAGCAAACTCAAGCTTCACCCCAGGGCTCCAGTACTCCTGACTATACAAATACGTAAATCCGGCCAGATATAAAATCCCAGGGAACAGAAAATAACCCACAGGAATAACGATCAAACCAAGAGAAGGGAAAACTGCCAAAGCAATCAAGAGAATCCCCATCATACAATTTAACACCTGGATAGTTTTCGGAGCACCTATCAAAACAGGGAGCGTCTCTTTTCCAACAATCCGATCACCCTGCACCTGAAAAACATCAAAAAGGGCGTTGCGAACAAAGACCAACAGCAGAATCAAAAGCATCAGAGCATAGGTCTTGGCAGTCAGCGCCGTACCTGCGCCTACGGCGGGAAGTAAAACAACCACCATGGCCCAGGCCAGGGCGACAAAAAAGGTCTTGGAGGCAGGGATCTCCTTAAGCCGGGAAACCTTAATCCGAGCGGCGAGAAAGCGAGGGATAAAATGGATACGATACAGCACGCCAAACACGCTCATCACCAAAAGTAGGGCGAAGGAAGGCCAACCATCGTTAAAGGTAATCCCCAAACCTATAAAAAGAAACAGAGTGGCCAAGGACATCATGGTCTTCCGATATTTATGATTGAAACGAAGATACACCGGATCATCAAAAATTTTGGACTGCTGATCGGTCAAGCGATTGATATTATGCATGGCAAAAAGATAACAAAAGGCAACAAACGCGTGCGAAATCCGAGGTTCGAGCCCTTGCAGCAGACCGCAGGCCGAGGCCAGAAGTCCCCCTCCGAAAGCAACATAGAAATTCGAAACCATCAGCAACCGAACCACCCGGAACAGCCCATGAAAAAGGGGATTGTCACTGCGACCGGGGATAGCCTCCAAGGCCCGCACCACCCGATTAATCATCCACGTCGGGGTCGAGGCCCCGGCGGTAACCCCGACGCAGTCAAACTCCCGTAAGGAAGCCACGTCTAGTTCCTCTTCTGACTCGATAAGGAACACCAGGCGACCTAAGCCTTCCGCGATCTCGGCCAGTCGCTTGGTGTTGGCGCTGGTCTTGCCGCCCACCACCACAATCGCCTCGACCTGATCACACAGGTTACGGACCTCCTCCTGACGACGGTGGGTGGAGTCACAAATGGTATTGAACACCTCGCCGTTGGGGTTTCTCCGGATAATAATCTCAGTAATTCTATCAAAGGCCAGTTCATCCTGAGTGGTCTGACAGACGATGATGTACGGACGGGTCAACACCAGGGATTCGGCCTCATGGTCGTTAGAGATGACATGACAGTCAGACCCGGCGTAACCCATCAAGCCATCGACTTCAGCATGATTACGATCGCCCACAATCACTGTGGTCTTACCCTGTTTACGATGCTTGTTGATGATGGCCTGAACCTTGAGGACACGAGGACAGGTGGCATCCTTTACCGTAAGTCCCGATTTCTTGAGACGCTCTTTTTGTTCCGGGGGCACACCATGGGCACGGATGATCACTGTCCCGGCGCCAGCCTTCGGCACATGCTTGAGAATTCCAACGCCCTTATCCTGCAGGACTCCTAACACTTGGGGGTTATGGATCAACGGCCCAAAGGTGGAGATATTCGACTCACCCTTGTTGACCAGGTCAAGAGTCAAATCAACAGCCCGCCGCACCCCCATGCAAAAACCAGCTTTTTTGGCAATCACCACCTTCATGACGAACCTTCGTGCCGACAATAATGGCTAACCAGGATCTGCTGGGGAATCCCGGTGCCCAACGCCAACCGGGTTTTATTAACGATGACGACAAAGGGACCCGTTGGATGATTACTAATGACATCAAGGGAGGCGCCGACAACTAACCCCATATCGGCCAGCCGACTTACAACTTCACGACTTCCGATAACCTTGACGATGCGAACCCGCTCCCCATTGGCTGCGAGATGCAGAGGCAAAGTCGGTTCACGACTGGCCAGACAACGATTACATAGGCCATAAATCTCGGTTTTGTGCTGAAGAACATGAAAATTAAATGAGCCAGCGATTTTCAACTGCAAGGTTTCCAGAACATCATCTTTAAACTCCTGAATCAAGCCACACTTGGTACAGATAAAATGGTCATGATGATTCCCCAGGTGCATGTGCTCGAAGCGCGACTCCTGATTGTCGAAATCGAGCCTCTGCGCAAAACCATATTGGCAAAACATGGCCATGGTTTCTTGAAGAAAGGTCCGGTCATCCAACTCAGGTTTCTTACGGCGCACCATCTCAAAGAGTTCTGAAATACTCATATGGAGTTCCATTTCCAAGAATATATCGAGGATTGCCAACCGCTCCGGTATCCGCGAGGCCTTGAACGATTCCAACACTGTCTGAAACTGCTCGCGGTCGTGCCGATGCTCTTCAACTACTATCGGAGCAGGCGTGGGCTGCTCTTTATGCCAGACCTTCTTGATCAGGTCAGATACTGGAGTCAGAAAACTCATGCCATGCCTCAACCCTGACGGCCAAAATCATCATCGAAACGGACAATATCGTCCTCCCCCAAATAACTCCCGTTCTGGACCTCAATCAACTCCAGAGGAATGACACCAGGATTTTCCAAACGATGGGTCTCACCGCAGGGGATATAGGTCGATTGATTCTCCATGACCAGAAACACCCTCTCGCCGCAAGTAACCCGAGCCGTTCCCTTAACCACCACCCAGTGTTCCGAACGATGATGGTGCATTTGCAAAGAAAGTTTGACCTTTGGCAGTACGGTAATCCGCTTAATCTTAAAATTCTCCTGCTCTTCGAGAATGGTATAACTGCCCCAAGGACGAAATACTGTCTGGTGAACCTTATAATGGTCACGCTTGTCCTTCTTCAGGCGGTCGACAATCTTCTTGACATCCTGGGCTCGCTTCATAGGGGCCACCAACACTGCGTCAGCGGTTTCAATGACCATGGTATCAGTCAGACCTACCGCCGCCACGAGACTATGTCCAGCGCGGATCAGACAATTTTCGACCCCCTCCAGGATAACATCACCGCTTGCCACATTTCCTTTTTCATCCTTGTCTGAGACCTCCCACAAGGCCTGCCAGGAACCAATATCACTCCAACCCAGATCAACAGGAACCACCACCACCTGGTCTGACTTTTCCATAAGTGCATAATCGATAGAATCTGATGGTGAGGAGGCCATACTCGACGCTTCCAGCCGGAAGAAGGCGGAATCGGCTACCCCGTTCGCCACCGCCTGCTCCATATTGACACAGATCTCAGGACAGTGGTCGTTCATCTGCTGGATAAATGTCTCGTTCATAAAAGCAAACATCCCGGAATTCCAGTAATAATCCCCAGAAGCAAGATACGCCTCGGCGGTTTCCAAATCCGGCTTCTCGACAAAGGACAGGACCGAATTCCCGAAACCCTTACGAATATAGCCATAGCCTGTTTCCGGGCTCGTAGGCTGCACACCAAAGGTCACCAACCGCCCAGCTTCGGCAAGGGAGACAGCTTCAACCACCGCCTGGGCAAAAGCCTCAGACTTGCGAACCAAATGATCAGCAGGCAGCACGAGAAGAACAACCGGCTGATCATGAATCTTCTGACTATAGAAAGCAGCAGCACAGATGGCAGGACCGGTGTTTCGTCCCATTGGCTCAAGAATGATAGAAACCTCGTGATTACAGCCAAGGGCATCAACCTGGGCTTTGGCAATAAAACGATGCTCCTCACCAATAACCAGTATGGGAGGCGCCACTCCGGGCAACCCCATGACCCTGAAAAGGGTAGCCTGAAGTAACGAATGATCGCCAACCAGATTCAACAGTTGTTTAGGATACAGCTCTCGAGACAAGGGCCAGAGCCGGGAGCCAGTACCCCCGGCCAGGATAACAGGCTGGATGATTGCCATGAAAACCTCGTTAAGAAAAATTCAAAAAGAACGGAGACTATTGACACCACCAAAGGCTGCCTCCGGACTGTTACTCCACGTTCAACCGGCCATAGTCGGCCCCCTCCCGATCATTACTGCGCCTCTTTCTGCTCTCCCGCCCTGGCATGGGCCTTCCACCACTCATATACTCCTGGCAGGACAGAAAAGATAATAATAGCGACAATAACAAGTTCAAAGTTCTTTTTAACAAAAGGGAGTTCTCCAAAGAAAAAGCCGGCGCTGATCAGACTTCCAACCCAAACAATAGCGCCAATAACATTGTAGGTAGCGAAGTGGCGGTAGGTCATCCTGCCAACCCCGGCAACAAATGGAGCAAAAGTCCGCACAATTGGCACAAATCGGGCGATGACAATGGTCTTATTGCCATATTTTTGATAAAAGACGTGAGTCTTGTCCAAGTACTCCTTCTTGATCATGGGAATCTCGCCGGTCAAGGCCCGTTTACCAATGGCATGCCCCACGGCATAATTGACAGCATCTCCTAATATTGCCGCAACTCCAAGCACAACAAAAAGCGGCAAGGGATCAAGGATGGTACTCGAAGCTAAGGCGCCCGCAGCAAACAACAAAGAGTCCCCAGGCAGAAAGGGCGTGACCACCAGCCCTGTTTCAGCGAAGATCACCGCAAAAAGAATAATATAGGTCACAGCGCCATACTGATTGATGACTCCCTGCAACGAGGTATCGAGATGTAAAAAAAACTGTAGAAATGCATTAAGTAATTCCATTACTCCTCACAAATGGTAGAAATATAAGAGTGTTGTGGGGTTACGCTTCACTCATCCGACGAAAATATGAATCAATTAATCGAACATTGTACCAGCTTGACGATGACCAGCCATTAGCAGGAACACTAACCGTCAACTGTCAACCGCAAACCGATACCCTGCGCAGTTACGAATTCCGTAATATAGCAGTGCTCAATATAATAAATATGGGTGCCGCCGCTCGGAAAATTCAGCAAGACCTGGCTGCCATTTGGTCTCCAACTCAAGAACAGACCGTCCTTCAGCAAGCTGCTGACAAATAGCAGAATCCCCCAGGATCAAATCAAGGGGAGAGCGAATAAACTCGTATTCATAGGGCGGTTCTTTGAGAGCGAACCCCTCTGGATAAAGGGTCATAATCGCCCCCAAAACAGCAAGAGAAGTGCGATACGGCAAAAATACCAATGGATCTGTAACATGTATCTGAAAACCGACGCAGACAAGACCTGCCCACTTGTTAGAAGTGGGCTCAAAACAGACCGGTCGCAGAACACACCCGGGAAGCGGTGTCGACCGCAACTGCTCAAGCATCGCATCATGAGTGAGAAACGGCGCACCAAAGACCTCAAATGGCATGGTTGTACCGCGCCCTTCCGAGATATTGGTTCCCTCCCACACCACCTGGCCGGGATAAACGAGCGCCGAGGCATAGGTCGGCATATTCGGTGACGGAAACACCCAAGGCAACCCGGTATCTGGAAAATGCATATCACGTTGCCAACCCTTCATGGCCACAACTGTTAGCTCTGCGGGGTGGGCAGACTCCCCATTCAGGA
This window contains:
- a CDS encoding class I SAM-dependent RNA methyltransferase — protein: MTSANRHRITIDKVVAGGHGLARLAGGMVVMVPFVLAGETVIVALGRQHKGYVTATLLEVVESSPFRVEPFCSHFMVCGGCNLQHADYLCQLKIKSDILNELAVRAGIILNGVATQPVLPSPDEFHYRQRIRLQIDDSGSVGFFKRGSHEVAEIDVCPLAASQLNQALVGIRRSVAFRTLCSHSAAMELLLNPLAGRVVVSFQLRRKPRPADHKAAATIASTMGLIQSVWLVGEGFAPSGPYGGDSPGEHGDGIAFALPDGRGGQGLVMRFETGGFCQVNLRQNERLLEQVLAWAQVRPEDEVLDLFCGMGNFSLPLARGSGRVVGSDLQRSSIRGAQANALANQVDNCLFLRADALTAAQQLRQAGERFDVALLDPPRQGCREIISLLPELCRDKIIYISCDPATLVRDLRQLQEVGFSLRHLRGVDMFPQTCHLEAIAMLVRE
- a CDS encoding J domain-containing protein, which translates into the protein MLLTGGAPLLMKFVGFILASGLVALFLGAAAFWGLANRVKSRISDYERTQTASHNEFVFLLVNILIHVAKIDGKVTREELSTIENFFRLNLRYTDDKLLWVKELIKEAHGTPTDLNDLLSRFKAQFAYEPRLILLELIFQVIYSGSKVVDPEVEVARRIAVFLEITAHDMQTIHGRYTQRFRQQASDEERNYEILGVSRSASFEEIKKAYRTLSMQYHPDKVSHLGEEFKGVAEEKMKEINGAYQYFKDRQG
- the ispH gene encoding 4-hydroxy-3-methylbut-2-enyl diphosphate reductase, whose translation is MKVVIAKKAGFCMGVRRAVDLTLDLVNKGESNISTFGPLIHNPQVLGVLQDKGVGILKHVPKAGAGTVIIRAHGVPPEQKERLKKSGLTVKDATCPRVLKVQAIINKHRKQGKTTVIVGDRNHAEVDGLMGYAGSDCHVISNDHEAESLVLTRPYIIVCQTTQDELAFDRITEIIIRRNPNGEVFNTICDSTHRRQEEVRNLCDQVEAIVVVGGKTSANTKRLAEIAEGLGRLVFLIESEEELDVASLREFDCVGVTAGASTPTWMINRVVRALEAIPGRSDNPLFHGLFRVVRLLMVSNFYVAFGGGLLASACGLLQGLEPRISHAFVAFCYLFAMHNINRLTDQQSKIFDDPVYLRFNHKYRKTMMSLATLFLFIGLGITFNDGWPSFALLLVMSVFGVLYRIHFIPRFLAARIKVSRLKEIPASKTFFVALAWAMVVVLLPAVGAGTALTAKTYALMLLILLLVFVRNALFDVFQVQGDRIVGKETLPVLIGAPKTIQVLNCMMGILLIALAVFPSLGLIVIPVGYFLFPGILYLAGFTYLYSQEYWSPGVKLEFALETTFVIMALSVWGGNALYPS
- a CDS encoding Fur family transcriptional regulator, which encodes MSFLTPVSDLIKKVWHKEQPTPAPIVVEEHRHDREQFQTVLESFKASRIPERLAILDIFLEMELHMSISELFEMVRRKKPELDDRTFLQETMAMFCQYGFAQRLDFDNQESRFEHMHLGNHHDHFICTKCGLIQEFKDDVLETLQLKIAGSFNFHVLQHKTEIYGLCNRCLASREPTLPLHLAANGERVRIVKVIGSREVVSRLADMGLVVGASLDVISNHPTGPFVVIVNKTRLALGTGIPQQILVSHYCRHEGSS
- a CDS encoding mannose-1-phosphate guanylyltransferase/mannose-6-phosphate isomerase: MAIIQPVILAGGTGSRLWPLSRELYPKQLLNLVGDHSLLQATLFRVMGLPGVAPPILVIGEEHRFIAKAQVDALGCNHEVSIILEPMGRNTGPAICAAAFYSQKIHDQPVVLLVLPADHLVRKSEAFAQAVVEAVSLAEAGRLVTFGVQPTSPETGYGYIRKGFGNSVLSFVEKPDLETAEAYLASGDYYWNSGMFAFMNETFIQQMNDHCPEICVNMEQAVANGVADSAFFRLEASSMASSPSDSIDYALMEKSDQVVVVPVDLGWSDIGSWQALWEVSDKDEKGNVASGDVILEGVENCLIRAGHSLVAAVGLTDTMVIETADAVLVAPMKRAQDVKKIVDRLKKDKRDHYKVHQTVFRPWGSYTILEEQENFKIKRITVLPKVKLSLQMHHHRSEHWVVVKGTARVTCGERVFLVMENQSTYIPCGETHRLENPGVIPLELIEVQNGSYLGEDDIVRFDDDFGRQG
- a CDS encoding DedA family protein; the encoded protein is MELLNAFLQFFLHLDTSLQGVINQYGAVTYIILFAVIFAETGLVVTPFLPGDSLLFAAGALASSTILDPLPLFVVLGVAAILGDAVNYAVGHAIGKRALTGEIPMIKKEYLDKTHVFYQKYGNKTIVIARFVPIVRTFAPFVAGVGRMTYRHFATYNVIGAIVWVGSLISAGFFFGELPFVKKNFELVIVAIIIFSVLPGVYEWWKAHARAGEQKEAQ
- a CDS encoding DUF1343 domain-containing protein, giving the protein MTRLGIEEFVAAPPSWIQGKRLGLLCNQASVDRSFRHSRDLIDQAFPGQLRCLFSPQHGFFAEKQDNMIESGHDQDKHGRPVFSLYGDTRRPDSSMLDHLDVLIVDIVDVGTRVYTFMSTLAYCMEEAAKLGKQVVVLDRPNPIGGTALEGNVLADDCRSFVGIERLPMRHGLTFGELANFLNGESAHPAELTVVAMKGWQRDMHFPDTGLPWVFPSPNMPTYASALVYPGQVVWEGTNISEGRGTTMPFEVFGAPFLTHDAMLEQLRSTPLPGCVLRPVCFEPTSNKWAGLVCVGFQIHVTDPLVFLPYRTSLAVLGAIMTLYPEGFALKEPPYEYEFIRSPLDLILGDSAICQQLAEGRSVLELETKWQPGLAEFSERRHPYLLY